Part of the Halodesulfurarchaeum formicicum genome is shown below.
CCGGCCAAGATTTCGGACCAAGCCCTCGCCAGCTATCTTTTTTCGATGTCACTATGCGGCGAGGTCAGAAGGGCAGGGTCGGGACGAGGGTGGCCATGAACGCCACATCAAGCAGTGCGAGGATAATCACGATCACCGCCCCGGGAACGCCCAAGACGGCACAGATGAGCAGCGTGAGGATCGATATCTCGACGCCCAGGCCGATCACGTTCGCCAGGATCAGGATGACGAGGCCCACGAGCGCGTTGTACAACAGCAGTTGCAGTGATTTCATACGTTCTCCTTCTCGGAGTGTGTAGTTTGTTATGTAGCTCTTAGTTGACACCTGGCTCCGGTAGGGCTGGCTAGTCGGTATCTATCTCGGGGCCAGGGCTCGCTCGACTACTCCGTCAAAAATAACAGAGGAGGCTGGCGAGTTCGTCGACCTCCCGGTCCGGGGCTGCCGCTGCCTCGGCCGGCTCGAGGTCGGCGTACCGGCCACGTCGCAGCCGTACCGTCTGCATGCCGAGGTCGTTCGGGACGCGAAAGTCCACTCGTGGGTCGTCGCCGATGTACGCGGTGTCCCACGGGGGGACCGACAGTTCGGATAGCATTCGTTCGAACACCGTGAGTTCGTGTTTCGACCGCCCGATCGTCGAGGTCACGAGTACCGCATCGAAGTACTCACGAATGCCTAACCGGCGGAGTTTCGCGTGGCCGCCACGACCGTCTGTAAGCAACCCTAGCTGGTGATTTGAGCCTAGCACCGAGAGGACATCCTCCGTGTCGTCGTACGGGGTGAGTGGCTCCGTTGCCGAGTGATAGGCCGTTACGAGATCATCGAGGAGGTCTGCGGGCAGGTCGTGTCGATCGAGCAGCCGGTCGAAGGTCCCGTCGGTGATCCCCGCCTCGAAGTAGAGTTCGTGGAGCTCATCGTGAAACGAGTCGCCGGTGCGGGCTTCGAGCAGGTCGGCGGCCGAGCGAAGCCCCGCCTCGGCGTACTCGTGATAATCATAGAGCGTGTCGTCCAGGTCGAAACAGACGGCTGTCACCGTCCTCATAACCCTGTCTTGGGCCCGGTGGTCTCCTCGGTGACGTGGAACGTCCGCCCGTCCGGTGATCGAAAGAGTTCGTTCCAGTAGCGGGTCATCTGCGTGCCCCACCGGACATCCACCGGCGGGATGGACTCGTCGAGGGCGTATTTTACACCGAGATACGGGAGGTTCGCCCCCGCGCCGACACACATGATGATCGTGCCGGAAACCCGCGGGTTGATCTCGATGATCTTCGGGGTCCCGTCCGCGTCGTACTTGAACTGGAGGTTGATGTTGTACTCCAGGCCCAGTTGCTTGGAGATCGCTGTCGCTTCCTCGATGAGTGGCTCGTTGTCCTCGACTATGCCCTGGAACGTGATGCCGGCCCGGGTTCGGGATCGGGTCCGTGGCACGACGGGACCGACTTCGTCGTCCATCGCGAGGAGGTCGACGCTGTACTCCTCGCCGGGGAGGTATTCCATGACCACCAGGTCGGGGAACGGGTCGGCCTCGGAGAGGACTGGCCGCACCTCCTCGAGGGTCGTCACCGCCTCGCCGGGTTTCTCGTCGAGCAACCTGGTTACCCGGTCGGTTCCCTCATCGAGGACGCGGAACCCCCGCATCCCGCTGGCGACCGTGGGCTTGAAACAGACCGGTCGGTCGGGATAGCCCAGCGCTTCCACGGCCTCGACGAACGACGCCTCGTCGGCCACTCGTCTGAAGTCGGGCGCGGCGTCAAAGCCGTTGGTAGCGAGAAAGTCATAGAGCGCGGCCTTGTCGTTGGCGGCCCGGAGCCCCTCGGGATCGGAGACCATCACGGTCGCCGGGACGGCATCGCGGTCGGCTGCGAGCGGTTGCAGTTCGTCGGTCGTCAGCGGGAGCACGACGTCGACGTCCTCGACTGTGGCGATGTCGGCGATCCGGCGGACGTACTCCTCGTCACTGCCCGCCGGGACCGTGTAGTGCTCGTCGACGAGGCCAAAGCCATACGCATCCGGATCCATGTCGACGCCGACGATGCGAATCGCCCGTTCGTCGACGCTGCGGAGGCTCCTGATGATGCCGGACGCACCTGGTGCGCCGGCGCCCGTCATGAGGATGGTCACATCTTCGTAGTCGCCTGTTTGTGTCGGGGTTGTCATCTTCTATCGCCCTCGGTGTCCGATTCCGTGTCGGGTGTCCGTTCGTCATCGGTGCCGCCATCGGCCTGGGCCGGGGACCGTGGGGCCCGCTCCTCGCTGCCCTCGTCCGGTTCGACTGCCTCCGTGTCGGCGTCACGCTCGCTTCCCGATTCGACCGCTTGGTCGGCTTCCTCGGGGGCCTGCTCGTCGGGCTCGATCTGTACTTCGAGGTGCTCGTTGTCCCGGCGATCGAGCATCGCGGCATAGAGGAACATCAGTGCCCCACCGACTGTCGCGAGGAACCACGAGCCGCCGTCACCGTCGCGACGAGTCAGGGCCGAGACGAGGCCAGCGATCCCGGCGCCGACGGTGCCGATTCCGAGTAGGTACAACGGGACGAGTGGCTCGAACCGCTGGAGCAGGTACTTCCGGCGGAGCCGCCAGAAAAACCCGCGGGCCAACATTGCCGAGACGCGTGGGATGTACTCTCTGTAATTGATGTGACTCTTCCAGCCCTCGCTGTAGGCGTAGTCCGAGGAGCGAGGCACGTCTCCGACACGGATGTCGGCGGCGTTCAGACGCACGAGCAGGTCGTTGCAGTAGCCGTAGTACTCGTACATTCCCTCGATGTCCGTCTCTTCGAGTGCGGAAAGCGAGATGGCGGTATATCCGTTCTGGGAGTCCATCGTCGCCCAGTAACCGCTGGCGACCTTCGTGAGATACGAGAGCACGACGTTGCCGAGCAGCCGAAACCGCGGCATTTCGGCGTAGTCCTCGGGACGCGAGAACCGATTGCCCTTCGTGTAGTCGGCGACCCCGTCCACGATCGGGTCGAGATACCTGGTGAGTTCGCTCGGGTCCATCTGGCCGTCGCCACCGAGGACGACTGTAAGATCCAGTTCCGCTTCGCGGGCCCGGAGATAGCCCGTCTTGATGGCCCCACCGACGCCCCGGTTTTGCTCGTGGCGGATGGGGACGACGAGGTCGTCGAATCGACCGTCGTGGGCCGCGTTGCGCTCGGTGGCGTGGCGACGGATCTCTGCCCAGGTGTCGTCGGTCGAACCGTCGTCGACGACGTACGCCTGGTCCAGGAACCCGGGCAGATCGTCGATTACCTCGCCGACGAACCCCTCCTCGTTGTAGGCCGGCACGACCGCGGCGACGGTGTGGTCTCTATACACTGGTCTGCCCTCCCGTCGACTCCGTTCCCACTTCCCCGTCCGGGATGAACTCCCGCTGGGCCTTGGCATTGGCGTGCCGACAGCTCCTGGTGACCGCTTGCTCGACCCGTTGGGTGAAGCTGCCATCGCTCTCACTCCACAGCCCTGGATGGGTCAGTATCTGTGCCGATTCTCCGAAGTCTCCGACGACCGGCGGGGCCGTTCGCCACCGCTGGCCGGAGTCTGCGACGTAGCTCATCTCCTCGAAGTACGCTGGACTGTACGCGTTCCGGATGTCCGCCAGGTCCCGGCTCAGCACCCACTCCGGCGGGGAGTGAAAGGAGACGGTCTCAACCGGGTCCGAAACGAGCGTTTCGAGGACCGCTCGCTCCTCGTCGACCCGCCGGTTGATCTCGGAATCCGCAGGTTCGTGGTCAGCTTCCCAGTACTCGTGGGTGCTGAAGTGGAGTGCGATCTCGTGGCCGAGAGATTCGATCTCGCGGATCTGCTCGCGCTGCTCCCGATCGAGCGGGTTGTAAAGCGCGGACGAGAGCAGGAAACAGTACGTCGTCGCGATCCCTCGATCGGCCTCCAGCAGGGCCATCCGCAGGGCGTCTCTGATCGAGAGGTCGACATCGTGTCGGATGACCACGGTTCCCGGGTCAACGCCGTCCGCGAACCGCCGAATCTCGTAGCCGGCCGCCTGAATCCGGTCCAGGAAGTCCTCGTACCAGCTGTAGGTGAACTCGACGGTTTCGGACGACTGGGTCCTCTGACTCGCCATTCTATCTGGAACCCAGGCCGATGAACGGGTTAGTAATCAGTCGCCTACCGAAAAAGTGGCGGGAGTAGGAGTATTCTACCCGGTCACCTCGCCGCTGGGTCGGGAAACAACCGTCGGCCAGCCCACTCAGCGCAGTCGGGACCGGACCGTGCCGACTGCTCGGGACAGGAGTGTCACTCCTGGTGCTCCATCGAATATCCAGAGTGCGATCGTCGCTGCCGGCAACAGCAGGTACAGGAGGACGACGTCCGTGATCGGCATCGTCACCAGTTCGGCAACGAAGTCCTCGAGGTAGGCCAGCCCGCGGCCGAGCCCACGGTCGATCTCGTAGGGTTCGGCCGCGGAGACGGGCCACAGCACCCGCCCCACCAGGATCGAATTGCCGTAACGGATCGGGTTCAGCACGTCGCCAAGCAGGTGTGTCCAGTAGCCGACGACGAACGCGACGGACACCCACAGGCGGTCGAGCCGGGATCCAAACAGGAGAACGCCCAGTCCGACAGGTATCGCCACGAACGCGGAATGGCCGATGGCGTACCCGCTCGGGAACCAGCCCAGCCCCCACGAGAGCGGCTTGTCGACGAGGTCTGGCACGAGGCTCGCGACCGCGAGGGCCACGACAGCGCCGTCCGACGGTGGGGGTCGACCCAACGCGCGGAGTCCAAGCGAGTACAGCAAGTAGCCGGCTGCGATGTGCTCCCACGGCCACATTCAGGTTAGCTCACCCGGCTGGCGGGCCCGACAGCCTCCCGGACCGCGGTGGCGACGTGGTCGACCTCGGCCGCCGAGAGCCCGGGATGGACCGGCAGCGACAGGACGGTGTCGGCCGCCCGGCTCGCAACCGGTGTGTCCGCCTCGTAGCCATCGTAGGCTTCGAGGTGCGGGATGAGTGTCGGGTAGTAGACCCCCGTGCCGACGCCGACCTCGTCCAGTCGCTCCCGGAGCTGATCGCGATTCTCGGTGCGGACAGTGTACTGGTGGTAACTGTGTCGGGCCCCCGCCGGTTCGGACGGAACGGTCAGTCCGGGAACGTCCTCGAGTCGGTCCGTGAGCCGACGGGCGTGCCGTCGGCGGGCCCGGACCCACTGTTCTAACTGCTCCAGCTGGACGGTCCCGATAGCGGCGGCGATGCTGGTCATCCGGAGGTTGTGACCAACGCGCTTGTGGGCGTAGACATCGTCCCCGGTGCGACCGTGGTTGGCGAAGCTTGCCCCCCGGTCGGCGACCGCCGGGTCGTCAGTGAGGACCATCCCACCTTCCCCGGTCGTCATGTTCTTGGTCGGATAGAAGGAAAAGGCCGCGGCGTCGCCGAACGTGCCGATGGACTGCCCACCGTAGCTGGCGCCGTGCGCCTGGGCCGCGTCCTCGATGAGGTGAACGTCCGCTTCGTTCGCGATGGCCCGGAAGGCGTCCATGTCGGCTGGGAGCCCGTAGAGGTGAACCACCAGAATCGCGTCGGCGTCGGTCGCTCTGACCGCCTCGCGGGCGCTCTCGGGGTCGAGGTTGTAGGTCGCCGGGTCGATGTCTGCAAAGACGGGTTCTGCCCCCACGAGCCGGATGGCGTTCGCGCTGGCAACGAACGAGAACGGGGTGGTGACGACGGTGTCACCGTCGCCGATCCCCAGACCCTCCAGTGCGACCTGGAGGGCGGCCGTTCCGTTGGCTGTCGCCACCGCGTGGTCGCTGCCGCAGTAGGTTGCAAACGCCGACTCGAACTCCCGGACCTTCGGGCCGTCGGCGACCATGCCGCCCTCGAGGACCTCCTGTACCGCCTCCTGTTCAGCGACGTCGAACGTCGGGTTGGCGATGTTAATCATGTTCGGTTCCCTCCCCGTAGCTCCTCGGGCAGCGGTCGATGCTCGGCCGGCACCCCGAGAGCGAGCCGACCCGGCGGGACGTCCTGTGTGACGACCGCACCGGCGGCGACGAACGCTCCCTCGCCGATGGTTACGTCCGGCAGCACAGTCGCGTTCGCCCCGACGGAGACGTTGTCCTCGAGGGTCGGTCCCGTCAGGTCGACGTCCTGCCGGAGCGGGTAGGGATCGTTCGTGAGGACCGCATTCGGGCCGAGGAACACCCGGTCACCGATCTCGCTCTCCGCCGGGACGTACACGCCGGTCTGAATGCTTACCTCGGAGCCGACCTGGATCCGGCTGTCCAGCACCGACTTCGTCCCGAGGACGACGTCGTCACCGACGGTCGTGTGTTCACGTACCATCGCGTCGTGGCCCGTCGTGAACCCGGACCCGATATCGACGTCACAGTAGATGGTCGTCCCGGACCTGATGGTCGATTCCGCACCGACGACAGCGGGCTCGGCGGTGTCATCGTACACGTAGCCGACGGTCGCACCGGGGTCGACGACGACGTTCTCGCCGAGTGCTGCTCGGGGCTCCTCGTTTTTCTCCTTGCGTGAATCTCTGCGGGTCATCCCATCACCCGGCTGTCAGTACTCCGTCGGTCGTCGACCGCATGCTGTCGTGTCATTGGTGGACCTCGTGATGCCGGCTGTCCGGTGGTCGAGGCGGTCCCCGACCGCTTGTGGGACCGTTCGGTTCCTCCGGCGTGATGAATCGAAAGCGGGTTCGGCGGTTTGTTATGCAGCGCCTACGGGCTCAGAGGCCGCCGCTGGTGGCGATGGCCCTGGCGGCTCGGGAGATGGCGGTCGTCTCCTCTCTTTGGCACTGGAATCGTGCCAGCCGTGCCCGGCCGTGTAGACACCGGTCGCGGTGGGTGTCGGCGACGTCGGTCGACTCACTGGGGTCTGCCTGTAGGTCGAACAGCGTCTCCCCGTCCTCGGTTTCGAGGTATTTGAACCGCCGGTCGCGCACGGCACGTTTGCTGCCGCCCTCGCTGGTGGCGACTGCGTTCGGTGTCGTGATGGCTTCGGGGTCGACGGTACCATCACGAGCGATCGACAGCGCCACGTCCGGGATCGTTGCCAGCGAGGCCGGATCGGCCACCGTGGCGTCGCTGCCCGCGTTGTGGACGAGATACGGGACGTGAACGTTCTCCTCGTAGAGCTGACGGTGATGGTGGCCGTAGTTGCCGTGTTCGCCGAACGACTCGCCGTGGTCGGCGTGGACGATCAGCGCCGAATCGTCCCCGGCGGCGTCGGTGTGGAGTCGGTCGAGGAAGGCATCGACCGAGCGGACCGTGTCCCGGTAGCTCGCCCGCACCGACTCGGCCGCGCCAGCCCCCATCGTGTCGCCGTTTCCACGCATCGCCGTCTCCGACTTGAGGGCGCTCGTGTAGGTCCCCAGCAGGGATTGCTCGGTGCGGTGGGCCCGGCCAGGGAGGAACGGGTAGTGCGTGTCCATCAGGAACACCCACAGGAAGTACGGCTCCGAGAGGTCCTGGCGGACCGCGTCCAGGTCGTCGTAGAACGATTCCCAGCGCGCGAAAAAGGAACTCCCAGTGAGCAAGTCAAGTGCGAGCTCCACCGGCTTGCTGTCCGTGTCGATCCCCGGAAGCCGGTCGGCGACGGCGCGCAGCCAGCCGCCGTTTACCCCGGAGAAATCCTCGAACACGTCGAACCCGCGGTCGAACCCCGACGCCGTGGACGCCCAGGGGTTCGGGCTGAAGCCTGCGGTCTCGTAACCGCGCTCGCGGAGCCGTTCCGGGAGCGAGGCGTACCGCCCCATGTGCTCGTCGAGGGCAGCGAGTCGGCGCTCCCAGTGGGTCGCCCCTGGATAGCGGTCGAGCGGCTCCGCCGGCCGTGGGTACCCGGTGAAGGCGACCGGCATCGAGGAGAACGTCTGGGGACCGGGCGCGACGGCCGTTTCGAAAGCGAGGCCCTCGTCGGCGAGCGCGTCCATCGTCGGCGTGAGGCCACGCTCGTCGCCGAGAAACCCACAGTGGTCTGCGCGCAGGCTGTCGATTGACACGAGGATGATGTTCTTCCGGTCGGCGGTCATGGGTGGTGTCCGGCGTCCGGTACCGAAGTGGTGGATCGCGTGCAGTGCATTCCCCTAGAGTCGGTCACTCGGAGGGCTTTGTTAGGAACCACCAACCCCGAGGGCTCGGGACGCGAGTCCGCCCGGAGACCGCGACCCCGCCACGTGACCCCGGTAATGTCAGCATAACTTTCCTCGTCGTTCCCGTCGGTCAGCCCACGAATCCGGCCCGTAGCCGAGGCACAGCCCCGGGTCGGCCGCCTTCCGGAACCGTGCCCGCACTCCCGATGAACGTGCTCAACCTCGTGACGAACCCGGACGCCCAGTTCTTCGAGCAGCAGGTCGAGACCCTCGCTGGTTTGGGAGTCAGTTCGGACGTCGTCGCGGTCCCGGGCGACCGGCGGACGACCGACGACACCGCCGAGCCGCGGTCGGTGCTGGACTGGTTGCAGTTCTACCCGCAGGTGCTCCGGGCCTCGCGTGGTGACTACGATGTCGTGCATGCCAACTACGGGCTGACCGCGCCAGCCGCGCTCGCCCAGCCGAGGCG
Proteins encoded:
- a CDS encoding pro-sigmaK processing inhibitor BofA family protein, producing the protein MKSLQLLLYNALVGLVILILANVIGLGVEISILTLLICAVLGVPGAVIVIILALLDVAFMATLVPTLPF
- a CDS encoding HAD family hydrolase translates to MTAVCFDLDDTLYDYHEYAEAGLRSAADLLEARTGDSFHDELHELYFEAGITDGTFDRLLDRHDLPADLLDDLVTAYHSATEPLTPYDDTEDVLSVLGSNHQLGLLTDGRGGHAKLRRLGIREYFDAVLVTSTIGRSKHELTVFERMLSELSVPPWDTAYIGDDPRVDFRVPNDLGMQTVRLRRGRYADLEPAEAAAAPDREVDELASLLCYF
- a CDS encoding ATP-grasp domain-containing protein — translated: MTTPTQTGDYEDVTILMTGAGAPGASGIIRSLRSVDERAIRIVGVDMDPDAYGFGLVDEHYTVPAGSDEEYVRRIADIATVEDVDVVLPLTTDELQPLAADRDAVPATVMVSDPEGLRAANDKAALYDFLATNGFDAAPDFRRVADEASFVEAVEALGYPDRPVCFKPTVASGMRGFRVLDEGTDRVTRLLDEKPGEAVTTLEEVRPVLSEADPFPDLVVMEYLPGEEYSVDLLAMDDEVGPVVPRTRSRTRAGITFQGIVEDNEPLIEEATAISKQLGLEYNINLQFKYDADGTPKIIEINPRVSGTIIMCVGAGANLPYLGVKYALDESIPPVDVRWGTQMTRYWNELFRSPDGRTFHVTEETTGPKTGL
- a CDS encoding glycosyltransferase family 2 protein, with product MYRDHTVAAVVPAYNEEGFVGEVIDDLPGFLDQAYVVDDGSTDDTWAEIRRHATERNAAHDGRFDDLVVPIRHEQNRGVGGAIKTGYLRAREAELDLTVVLGGDGQMDPSELTRYLDPIVDGVADYTKGNRFSRPEDYAEMPRFRLLGNVVLSYLTKVASGYWATMDSQNGYTAISLSALEETDIEGMYEYYGYCNDLLVRLNAADIRVGDVPRSSDYAYSEGWKSHINYREYIPRVSAMLARGFFWRLRRKYLLQRFEPLVPLYLLGIGTVGAGIAGLVSALTRRDGDGGSWFLATVGGALMFLYAAMLDRRDNEHLEVQIEPDEQAPEEADQAVESGSERDADTEAVEPDEGSEERAPRSPAQADGGTDDERTPDTESDTEGDRR
- a CDS encoding polysaccharide deacetylase family protein; translation: MASQRTQSSETVEFTYSWYEDFLDRIQAAGYEIRRFADGVDPGTVVIRHDVDLSIRDALRMALLEADRGIATTYCFLLSSALYNPLDREQREQIREIESLGHEIALHFSTHEYWEADHEPADSEINRRVDEERAVLETLVSDPVETVSFHSPPEWVLSRDLADIRNAYSPAYFEEMSYVADSGQRWRTAPPVVGDFGESAQILTHPGLWSESDGSFTQRVEQAVTRSCRHANAKAQREFIPDGEVGTESTGGQTSV
- a CDS encoding metal-dependent hydrolase, with translation MWPWEHIAAGYLLYSLGLRALGRPPPSDGAVVALAVASLVPDLVDKPLSWGLGWFPSGYAIGHSAFVAIPVGLGVLLFGSRLDRLWVSVAFVVGYWTHLLGDVLNPIRYGNSILVGRVLWPVSAAEPYEIDRGLGRGLAYLEDFVAELVTMPITDVVLLYLLLPAATIALWIFDGAPGVTLLSRAVGTVRSRLR
- a CDS encoding DegT/DnrJ/EryC1/StrS family aminotransferase encodes the protein MINIANPTFDVAEQEAVQEVLEGGMVADGPKVREFESAFATYCGSDHAVATANGTAALQVALEGLGIGDGDTVVTTPFSFVASANAIRLVGAEPVFADIDPATYNLDPESAREAVRATDADAILVVHLYGLPADMDAFRAIANEADVHLIEDAAQAHGASYGGQSIGTFGDAAAFSFYPTKNMTTGEGGMVLTDDPAVADRGASFANHGRTGDDVYAHKRVGHNLRMTSIAAAIGTVQLEQLEQWVRARRRHARRLTDRLEDVPGLTVPSEPAGARHSYHQYTVRTENRDQLRERLDEVGVGTGVYYPTLIPHLEAYDGYEADTPVASRAADTVLSLPVHPGLSAAEVDHVATAVREAVGPASRVS
- a CDS encoding acyltransferase translates to MTRRDSRKEKNEEPRAALGENVVVDPGATVGYVYDDTAEPAVVGAESTIRSGTTIYCDVDIGSGFTTGHDAMVREHTTVGDDVVLGTKSVLDSRIQVGSEVSIQTGVYVPAESEIGDRVFLGPNAVLTNDPYPLRQDVDLTGPTLEDNVSVGANATVLPDVTIGEGAFVAAGAVVTQDVPPGRLALGVPAEHRPLPEELRGGNRT
- a CDS encoding sulfatase-like hydrolase/transferase codes for the protein MTADRKNIILVSIDSLRADHCGFLGDERGLTPTMDALADEGLAFETAVAPGPQTFSSMPVAFTGYPRPAEPLDRYPGATHWERRLAALDEHMGRYASLPERLRERGYETAGFSPNPWASTASGFDRGFDVFEDFSGVNGGWLRAVADRLPGIDTDSKPVELALDLLTGSSFFARWESFYDDLDAVRQDLSEPYFLWVFLMDTHYPFLPGRAHRTEQSLLGTYTSALKSETAMRGNGDTMGAGAAESVRASYRDTVRSVDAFLDRLHTDAAGDDSALIVHADHGESFGEHGNYGHHHRQLYEENVHVPYLVHNAGSDATVADPASLATIPDVALSIARDGTVDPEAITTPNAVATSEGGSKRAVRDRRFKYLETEDGETLFDLQADPSESTDVADTHRDRCLHGRARLARFQCQREETTAISRAARAIATSGGL